One genomic segment of Paenibacillus durus includes these proteins:
- a CDS encoding GTP cyclohydrolase II: protein MIKPEVVSILKNKIQTIERSDSANILVGPITLPVNLNGETVTFKWYSWLHVTDEERNEIMGEEMTEKLIGRLVGMKLADSQQSSVLVYGDFENADTALIRMHSICHTGDIFGSKRCDCGFQLHQSMKMIVENGSGALFYLANHEGRGIGLFSKAMAYLLQEEGYDTVEANLELGFEDDSRSYADAISVLQRLRSKPVTLITNNPKKLMALKAAGMNAVKRVPLWGDVSVFNEKYLRTKVTRSGHLGA, encoded by the coding sequence ATGATCAAGCCCGAAGTTGTTTCCATACTGAAAAATAAAATTCAAACCATTGAACGGAGCGACTCCGCCAATATTCTGGTTGGGCCGATCACGCTGCCGGTAAATTTAAATGGGGAGACCGTTACGTTTAAGTGGTACAGTTGGCTCCATGTTACGGATGAAGAACGGAACGAGATCATGGGGGAAGAGATGACGGAGAAGCTGATCGGCCGCCTGGTCGGGATGAAGCTTGCCGACAGCCAGCAGTCCAGCGTCTTGGTGTACGGGGATTTTGAAAATGCCGACACGGCGCTGATTCGGATGCATAGCATCTGCCATACGGGGGATATTTTTGGCAGCAAGCGCTGCGATTGCGGCTTCCAGCTTCACCAATCGATGAAGATGATCGTGGAGAACGGCTCCGGCGCTCTATTTTATCTGGCCAATCATGAAGGAAGAGGCATCGGGCTGTTCAGCAAGGCTATGGCTTACCTTCTTCAGGAAGAAGGCTATGATACCGTGGAAGCGAACCTGGAGCTGGGTTTTGAGGATGATTCCAGAAGCTATGCGGACGCCATCAGTGTGCTTCAGCGCCTTCGCAGCAAGCCGGTCACACTGATCACGAACAATCCGAAGAAGCTGATGGCGCTGAAAGCCGCCGGTATGAATGCTGTGAAGCGTGTACCGCTGTGGGGCGATGTCTCCGTCTTCAATGAGAAGTATTTGCGTACGAAAGTAACCCGTTCCGGCCATCTCGGAGCATAG
- a CDS encoding ABC transporter ATP-binding protein has product MSILQASGLIKHYGKGSSAVRALRGVDLEVQDGEFAAVVGTSGSGKSTLLHLLGGLDRPTEGKVLIRGKDIYAMNDDELTIFRRRNIGFIFQQYNLVPVLNVYDNIVLPIELDGNRPDSEFVSHVAETLGLTALLHRLPGQLSGGQQQRVAIARALAAKPSFVLADEPTGNLDSATSQEVIGLLKVTSRQFNQTMVMITHNEEIALMADRVIRIEDGQIMEGRVYHVSKQY; this is encoded by the coding sequence ATGTCTATATTGCAGGCAAGCGGCCTGATTAAGCATTACGGCAAAGGGTCTAGTGCAGTTCGTGCGCTTCGAGGAGTAGATTTGGAAGTTCAGGATGGAGAGTTCGCGGCGGTGGTCGGTACATCGGGAAGCGGGAAGTCCACGCTGCTGCATTTGCTTGGCGGGCTGGACCGGCCGACTGAAGGGAAGGTTTTAATCCGGGGCAAAGATATTTATGCGATGAACGATGACGAACTGACGATTTTTCGCAGACGAAATATCGGGTTCATCTTCCAGCAGTATAATTTAGTACCCGTACTGAATGTGTATGACAACATCGTTCTGCCGATCGAATTGGACGGAAACCGTCCCGATAGTGAGTTTGTCTCGCATGTCGCCGAAACGCTGGGGCTGACGGCGCTGCTCCATCGGCTGCCGGGTCAGCTCTCCGGGGGCCAGCAGCAGCGGGTCGCCATCGCCAGAGCGTTGGCGGCCAAGCCTTCCTTTGTTCTGGCGGACGAGCCGACCGGCAATCTGGACAGCGCTACGAGCCAGGAAGTAATCGGGCTGCTGAAGGTGACCAGCCGGCAGTTTAATCAGACGATGGTGATGATCACGCATAACGAGGAAATCGCTCTGATGGCCGACCGGGTGATCCGGATCGAGGACGGTCAGATTATGGAGGGCAGGGTCTATCATGTTTCCAAACAATACTAA
- a CDS encoding ABC transporter permease has protein sequence MNSYLQFVTKSLSRQKMMAILAGISIILATTLLTALGLSYSLMKDAMIHQAEEVGGHHHAVIYNLDRSTAEQIRHEPLVNDAGLSLTLGAFTLPGGGINVTIEGFDSEVRSMQNVQLLEGKFPTKENEIALEQAVLKQMGITGEIGQKITLDISSINGSAGHELRQTLTFKLSGILKNSIGTNATNIGLGLASPDAAVKLLPVDYQKYSIFIRVADGHNPEQVISDIARKYEISKNQILYNDMLMAAQGYKGSSIRDSSLGWVLTGGLVLLAACLVIYNVFHISMLRRIPQFGMLRAIGAEPRQIRSLVLGEAFLLCIIAIPLGMLAGAGFAEWLSQMIAGLFNPDMLGVSSTKEAQEVIRSYHSLSYWPFVLAGCVSLAATLLSVLVPSRKASRVSPTVAITGRAAVSIPVRRKRTAHNVARIRHFVSYMARLNLKRNPGRTFTTMLSLFMGIVVFVSIHSFSMSLSGTAKADQLLEGDYDLFVNQNNKQAGFSEQNVTSIESLSGIREVRTAQYQHAEKDDVQIKGAPVLSTNEVFGYNPSMLSKLKEFMLQGSIDEAALKQGTGVIAINPMSVEGVQLPHLKVGDKITVHGKEMTVVGVAGGHAYQRTYDRLGYDVIMPSAVYQELYGRSDVQAVQLFVDPQADRHSIETALGAIKDKVPSSTLVSHEEAQAQVANTKRQMNILAWEFIGFVGLIGALNIFNTNYTNIHTRTVEFGTMQAIGMEKRQLFSMIIWEGLLYGLVAALIGVVAGSGISYFLHSINGDLASWRFPFVEIVWSFIGAIVICLVSTSLPLRKVNRMSSIDNLRAID, from the coding sequence ATGAACTCTTACCTGCAATTTGTTACGAAAAGCTTGTCCCGGCAAAAGATGATGGCTATTCTGGCGGGTATAAGCATTATTCTGGCAACCACGCTTCTTACAGCGCTGGGCTTGTCCTATTCCCTCATGAAGGATGCCATGATTCACCAAGCTGAAGAAGTAGGAGGACACCATCATGCCGTCATTTACAATCTGGATCGTTCGACCGCAGAACAAATACGACATGAGCCACTAGTCAACGATGCTGGTTTAAGTCTTACTTTAGGAGCATTCACGCTTCCTGGCGGGGGAATAAATGTAACCATTGAAGGTTTTGATTCCGAAGTTCGTAGTATGCAAAATGTGCAGCTGCTTGAAGGGAAGTTCCCGACAAAAGAGAATGAAATTGCGCTTGAGCAGGCCGTTCTTAAGCAGATGGGAATTACCGGAGAGATTGGGCAGAAGATAACGCTAGATATCAGCTCCATCAATGGTTCCGCTGGCCATGAGTTGAGACAGACATTAACATTTAAACTCTCGGGAATTTTGAAGAATTCTATAGGCACAAATGCAACTAATATTGGTTTAGGACTCGCTAGCCCGGATGCGGCAGTGAAATTGTTGCCGGTAGACTATCAAAAATATTCCATATTTATCAGAGTTGCCGATGGTCATAATCCCGAACAAGTCATTTCGGACATTGCCCGAAAGTATGAAATTAGTAAGAACCAAATTCTTTACAATGACATGTTGATGGCTGCGCAAGGCTATAAAGGCAGTTCGATCCGCGATTCCAGCCTTGGCTGGGTATTGACGGGCGGATTAGTGCTGCTCGCCGCATGTCTTGTGATCTATAATGTATTTCATATTTCGATGTTACGCCGAATTCCTCAGTTTGGCATGCTGCGGGCGATTGGAGCCGAGCCGAGGCAAATTCGTTCCCTTGTACTCGGAGAAGCTTTTCTTCTGTGTATTATTGCTATTCCACTCGGAATGCTTGCAGGCGCCGGGTTTGCCGAGTGGCTATCGCAAATGATTGCCGGTTTGTTTAATCCGGATATGCTGGGGGTTTCCTCCACCAAAGAAGCTCAAGAGGTAATAAGAAGCTATCATTCCCTTTCCTATTGGCCGTTTGTATTAGCAGGCTGTGTCAGTCTGGCAGCCACATTGCTCTCCGTACTCGTTCCGTCACGCAAGGCTTCCCGTGTGTCGCCTACGGTAGCCATAACCGGTCGTGCCGCCGTTTCAATTCCTGTTCGCCGCAAGAGAACTGCCCATAATGTTGCACGAATTCGCCATTTCGTCAGCTATATGGCACGGCTGAATCTTAAGCGAAATCCGGGCCGGACCTTTACCACTATGTTATCTTTATTTATGGGAATTGTCGTTTTTGTATCCATCCATTCTTTTTCCATGTCGCTAAGCGGTACTGCTAAGGCCGATCAGCTGCTTGAGGGAGATTACGACCTGTTTGTTAATCAGAATAATAAACAGGCAGGATTCTCCGAACAGAATGTAACGTCCATTGAATCTCTTTCGGGGATCAGGGAGGTGCGAACAGCTCAGTATCAGCATGCCGAAAAAGACGATGTGCAAATAAAAGGGGCACCGGTATTATCGACGAATGAAGTATTTGGTTATAATCCGTCGATGCTAAGTAAATTAAAGGAATTCATGCTGCAAGGCTCTATTGATGAAGCAGCTTTAAAACAGGGAACAGGGGTCATCGCAATTAATCCTATGAGCGTTGAAGGGGTTCAACTTCCGCACCTTAAAGTGGGCGATAAAATAACCGTACATGGAAAAGAAATGACGGTAGTTGGAGTGGCAGGTGGGCATGCCTACCAGAGAACCTATGACAGGTTAGGCTATGATGTTATCATGCCTTCGGCTGTTTACCAGGAGCTCTATGGCCGATCCGACGTTCAAGCGGTTCAACTTTTTGTCGATCCTCAAGCAGATCGTCATTCGATCGAGACCGCACTTGGTGCGATCAAAGATAAAGTCCCATCCTCCACATTGGTTTCTCATGAAGAGGCTCAGGCTCAGGTTGCAAACACCAAACGTCAAATGAATATCCTTGCCTGGGAATTTATCGGTTTTGTCGGACTCATCGGAGCGTTAAACATCTTTAATACAAATTACACAAATATTCATACCCGTACGGTAGAGTTTGGAACCATGCAGGCGATTGGAATGGAGAAAAGGCAATTGTTCAGTATGATTATATGGGAAGGATTGCTATATGGATTGGTGGCGGCATTAATTGGAGTAGTCGCAGGGAGTGGAATCTCATACTTCTTACACTCAATAAATGGCGATTTGGCTTCTTGGCGGTTTCCGTTTGTTGAAATTGTTTGGTCCTTTATTGGCGCCATTGTCATTTGTTTAGTCTCTACTTCGTTGCCTTTAAGAAAAGTGAATCGGATGTCAAGTATAGATAACTTGAGGGCGATTGATTAG
- a CDS encoding winged helix-turn-helix transcriptional regulator, producing MCPRFEKAVDLLSKRWVALIVFVLISGPRRFGEIESCLSNLSGKVLSDRLKEMENEGIIQRTVYPDIPVRIEYSLTAKGAALAPILKEIGSWSTEWIEIGSTM from the coding sequence ATGTGTCCCCGCTTTGAAAAAGCGGTCGATCTATTGAGCAAGCGTTGGGTCGCACTGATCGTATTTGTGTTGATCTCCGGTCCGCGCCGGTTTGGTGAAATTGAAAGCTGCCTATCCAATCTCAGCGGAAAGGTGCTCTCCGACCGGCTGAAGGAAATGGAGAACGAGGGCATTATCCAAAGGACGGTATACCCCGACATTCCGGTACGGATCGAGTATTCGCTGACTGCGAAAGGTGCGGCGTTGGCTCCTATTTTAAAAGAGATTGGCAGTTGGTCCACGGAATGGATCGAAATTGGGTCCACCATGTGA
- a CDS encoding ABC transporter ATP-binding protein: MPLIETKQLAKKYGQDETTVQALYPLDLTINENEFLAIVGPSGSGKSTLLQLLGGLDTPSSGKVTIEGQDLYAMNERERSIFRRRNFGFIFQSFNLIPILTAEENITMPLLLDGKKPDLTYLRELSRKLGIEERLHHLPGQLSGGQQQRVAIARALSGKPKIVFADEPTGNLDTRIGEEVLDLLIESVREFGKTLIVITHDPKVAERASSVLNIVDGRIMEGARQ, translated from the coding sequence ATGCCATTAATCGAAACGAAACAGTTGGCCAAGAAATATGGTCAGGATGAAACGACGGTGCAGGCTCTATATCCGCTTGATCTTACGATTAACGAGAATGAATTTTTAGCTATTGTGGGACCGAGCGGGAGCGGGAAAAGCACGCTTTTACAATTGCTTGGGGGCTTGGATACTCCGAGTTCCGGCAAGGTAACTATTGAGGGACAAGATTTATATGCAATGAATGAGAGGGAACGGTCGATTTTTCGCAGAAGAAATTTTGGATTTATCTTTCAGTCGTTTAATTTGATTCCGATCTTAACAGCCGAAGAGAATATTACTATGCCCTTGTTGCTGGATGGGAAAAAGCCGGATTTGACATATCTGCGTGAGCTTTCGCGTAAATTGGGCATCGAAGAACGATTGCACCACCTGCCGGGGCAGTTATCAGGGGGGCAGCAGCAGCGGGTTGCAATTGCCCGTGCGCTTTCCGGGAAACCGAAGATTGTCTTTGCGGATGAACCGACAGGTAATCTGGATACCCGTATCGGAGAAGAAGTACTTGATCTATTGATTGAATCGGTACGGGAATTCGGCAAGACGCTAATCGTAATCACACATGACCCCAAGGTAGCTGAGCGCGCTTCCTCTGTATTAAATATAGTGGACGGCCGCATTATGGAAGGGGCAAGACAATGA
- a CDS encoding ABC transporter substrate-binding protein, with amino-acid sequence MANKKKTNFIIIGSLAVVIAGGIGIGSYYGRTSDTIQGAAGLKNLKDANNTAANSGKKVITLKTDTKLNCSSTPWVIAEKKGFFAEEGLEIKYTGELKTEQKLPAILNGTNDIGGTLPNALATYIAGGAKVKAVTLGEVDPPDSVDPKFRHMRYVTSEKFAGKTLKEYVESKKGAKITVSGTAPNCSTFIFNEIFRKEGLDPSQIQYVAFESDTAAIQAVQQGNLDVAGIHPPFYKLANDSKLTLLADSHDTGLGAASGASVYYFTDKFIQENPEAVQRFVNAIKKAQDWVNHNTDESVKLTAEYIGQPVNATHYYFTDKGLPTDLFQPWIDDLVQSGTLKKDQVKIDDIVTTQFSS; translated from the coding sequence ATGGCAAACAAGAAGAAAACAAATTTCATTATTATCGGTTCTTTGGCGGTTGTTATTGCCGGCGGGATCGGAATTGGAAGCTATTATGGAAGAACATCGGACACGATCCAAGGTGCGGCTGGCCTTAAAAATCTCAAGGATGCGAATAATACAGCGGCAAATTCCGGCAAAAAGGTAATCACGCTCAAAACCGATACCAAATTGAATTGCTCCTCAACGCCTTGGGTCATCGCAGAGAAAAAAGGATTCTTCGCGGAGGAAGGTCTGGAAATCAAATATACGGGTGAGTTGAAAACGGAGCAGAAGCTTCCGGCCATTCTGAACGGAACCAATGATATCGGAGGGACATTGCCTAATGCATTGGCTACATATATTGCAGGCGGTGCCAAGGTCAAGGCGGTTACTTTGGGCGAGGTTGACCCGCCGGATAGCGTTGATCCCAAATTCCGTCATATGCGGTATGTGACCAGTGAGAAATTTGCCGGTAAAACATTAAAAGAGTATGTTGAATCGAAGAAGGGAGCCAAAATCACGGTCAGCGGCACCGCCCCGAACTGCAGCACCTTTATTTTTAATGAGATTTTTAGAAAAGAAGGATTGGACCCAAGCCAAATCCAATATGTCGCTTTCGAATCGGATACGGCTGCCATTCAAGCTGTTCAGCAGGGCAACCTGGATGTCGCGGGCATTCATCCTCCGTTCTACAAGCTGGCCAATGATTCCAAGCTCACCCTGCTGGCCGATTCCCATGATACAGGGCTGGGTGCCGCATCGGGCGCTTCCGTTTATTACTTTACCGATAAATTTATCCAAGAGAACCCGGAAGCTGTTCAGCGCTTCGTGAACGCCATTAAGAAAGCGCAGGACTGGGTTAATCACAATACGGACGAGTCCGTCAAGCTGACTGCCGAATATATCGGACAACCGGTAAATGCCACCCACTATTACTTTACCGACAAAGGTCTGCCAACCGACCTCTTCCAGCCATGGATTGATGATCTGGTTCAGTCCGGCACACTGAAGAAAGACCAAGTCAAAATTGACGATATCGTCACTACGCAGTTCAGCAGCTAA
- a CDS encoding ABC transporter permease, producing MFPNNTKIAVNKLAAGSMRMSRTRNRFVILAIILTTWLITSFFSIGMSVSKSWDMQEAKLAGTIAQAVLSAPTEDQLEKMKALDYVQAVGLQAVLGAAEGISGDPDKTAHLVWYDETEWNTMRGPAIDGWKGMYPAAENEIAAPLELLRQLGIDKPEIGMNLPLSYTVVSGGKAVQHKETFKLTGWFKDYSQLGSGDLGSLLVSEPFVKQSGAAMQDVGVASILFTDNKNIEKLMDNMRQDLKLSKGQELSPASGISYTDSGRTSTLIGYGGLVLFVMLSGYLLIYNVLYLSVAGDTRFYGLLKTIGVTRRQIRTMIRRQALRLALIGIPIGLIAGAATSFGIVPLALNTIDLQVGGSISFHPLIFAGAALFALITTMVSCIKPARVAGKISPVEAAKYTGITPSSKARMSSGGSKLHRMALRNIFRVKKRALVVFLSLFLGLTTFLVINTLVLSMNPEHFVDDYMRHDFELTHESGGDKQAVTPELLAKIKSIPGAKDIRTTYLANAVLDYDPKVFGKYVDEFKARYMGGGSGEVDFTKRPDMFSGNVIGLDPADFREANQKLPAPVKVERFEIGEVALLDGEIPAFKAGDNFTMKIAGAAKKTKMEIGGMTGFDGLVTFRKTAPNVYISQTAMKQILKDPIIYKVSFNADRKDWPEVAEQVKAAIAGNGDLKLESKVDMMNMMQSAKLAFYILGGGLALILALIGLLNFVNIMITGVLARKPELAVLESIGMTSRQIKKLLLLEGAWYAFISLLLVTAFGNALGYGAYRLFSQEATYAVYTFPAIPLLVVIVLVAAVCLVAPVAAFRRVRSSPLPERLREAA from the coding sequence ATGTTTCCAAACAATACTAAGATCGCGGTAAACAAGCTGGCAGCCGGGAGCATGCGAATGAGCCGCACAAGAAACCGGTTTGTTATTCTGGCTATTATTTTGACGACCTGGCTGATTACCTCTTTTTTTAGCATCGGCATGAGCGTTTCCAAATCATGGGATATGCAGGAGGCCAAGCTCGCCGGAACGATTGCCCAGGCCGTATTGTCCGCTCCAACAGAAGATCAGCTGGAGAAGATGAAGGCCCTTGATTATGTCCAGGCGGTCGGACTTCAGGCCGTGCTTGGCGCCGCTGAAGGCATTTCGGGCGATCCGGACAAGACAGCCCATTTGGTCTGGTATGATGAGACCGAATGGAACACGATGCGGGGGCCTGCTATTGACGGATGGAAGGGAATGTATCCCGCCGCCGAGAACGAAATTGCCGCTCCGCTGGAGCTGCTCCGGCAATTGGGGATCGATAAGCCCGAAATCGGGATGAACCTTCCTCTAAGCTATACCGTGGTGTCTGGGGGCAAGGCGGTGCAGCATAAAGAGACTTTCAAGCTTACTGGCTGGTTCAAGGACTACTCACAGCTGGGCTCCGGAGACTTGGGCAGTCTGCTAGTATCGGAGCCATTCGTGAAACAGAGCGGAGCCGCGATGCAAGATGTCGGTGTGGCATCTATTTTATTCACGGACAACAAAAATATTGAAAAATTAATGGATAACATGCGGCAGGATCTTAAACTCTCGAAAGGCCAGGAGCTAAGCCCCGCATCCGGCATATCGTATACGGACAGCGGAAGAACATCGACGCTAATCGGCTATGGCGGATTGGTTCTATTCGTAATGCTGAGCGGCTATCTGCTGATTTACAATGTGCTGTATCTGTCAGTTGCGGGCGATACCCGGTTTTATGGCCTGCTGAAGACAATCGGCGTCACGCGCCGGCAGATCCGGACCATGATTCGGAGGCAAGCGCTGCGGCTCGCGCTGATCGGCATTCCAATCGGTTTAATCGCCGGAGCGGCTACTTCGTTTGGTATTGTGCCGCTTGCCTTGAACACGATTGACTTACAGGTTGGCGGAAGCATCTCGTTTCACCCGCTTATTTTTGCCGGAGCGGCTCTGTTCGCCCTGATCACGACGATGGTCAGCTGCATCAAGCCGGCCAGGGTTGCAGGCAAAATCTCGCCCGTGGAAGCGGCCAAATACACCGGAATTACTCCTTCTTCCAAAGCGAGAATGAGCAGCGGCGGCTCGAAGCTGCACCGGATGGCGCTGCGCAACATCTTCAGAGTAAAAAAACGTGCGCTCGTCGTATTTTTGTCCCTGTTTCTAGGGTTAACCACCTTTCTGGTTATCAACACTCTGGTGCTCAGCATGAACCCGGAACATTTTGTGGACGATTATATGCGGCATGATTTTGAATTGACCCATGAGTCCGGAGGGGATAAGCAAGCTGTAACACCCGAGCTATTGGCGAAGATCAAGTCGATCCCCGGGGCAAAAGACATTAGAACCACATATCTCGCGAATGCCGTGCTGGATTATGATCCCAAAGTGTTCGGAAAATACGTGGATGAATTCAAGGCGCGATATATGGGAGGCGGCTCGGGGGAAGTCGATTTTACGAAAAGGCCCGATATGTTCAGTGGGAATGTGATAGGGCTTGACCCGGCCGACTTTCGTGAGGCGAATCAGAAGCTGCCAGCTCCCGTAAAGGTGGAGCGGTTTGAGATCGGTGAGGTGGCACTGCTGGATGGGGAAATTCCCGCTTTCAAGGCCGGAGACAACTTTACAATGAAGATTGCGGGCGCCGCTAAAAAAACGAAGATGGAGATCGGCGGAATGACAGGCTTCGATGGCCTGGTTACTTTTCGTAAAACTGCTCCCAATGTGTATATTAGCCAGACTGCTATGAAGCAAATCTTAAAAGATCCGATTATTTATAAAGTCTCCTTTAATGCGGATCGGAAGGACTGGCCGGAAGTCGCAGAACAGGTCAAAGCGGCAATTGCCGGAAACGGTGATCTGAAACTGGAATCCAAAGTCGACATGATGAATATGATGCAATCGGCCAAGCTGGCGTTCTATATTCTCGGCGGGGGACTTGCGCTGATTCTCGCCCTGATCGGCCTGTTGAATTTCGTCAACATTATGATTACGGGCGTTCTGGCGAGGAAGCCGGAGCTGGCCGTGCTGGAGAGCATCGGGATGACGTCGCGGCAGATTAAAAAGCTGCTGCTGCTTGAGGGAGCCTGGTATGCGTTCATTTCCTTACTGCTTGTCACCGCGTTTGGGAATGCGCTCGGCTACGGCGCGTATCGGCTCTTCAGCCAAGAAGCGACGTATGCGGTTTATACCTTCCCGGCCATTCCGCTTTTGGTAGTGATTGTGCTGGTGGCCGCAGTTTGTCTAGTGGCTCCCGTTGCCGCTTTCAGGCGGGTTCGCAGCTCTCCACTTCCCGAACGTCTGCGCGAAGCCGCCTGA
- a CDS encoding response regulator transcription factor, producing the protein MTTIMIVEDDRLLLEGLAYTLEKERYEVLAAGSYREGVAYFQSHSIQLAILDIRLPDGSGTDLCREIRRSSGTPVIFLTANDTEPEIVAGFDLGADDYISKPFSMEVLLRRIKAVLRRTGEDETGMERYFIYKDLKVDYGKMTVWKNEEELKLTTTEYRLLEALAQNSGQVMTREMLLDRLWDQSGNFVDENTLSVNIKRLRDKLEDDPKNCRYIKTVFGIGYTWGDG; encoded by the coding sequence ATGACCACCATTATGATCGTTGAAGACGACCGGCTGCTGCTTGAGGGATTGGCCTATACACTGGAAAAAGAACGATATGAAGTGCTGGCGGCCGGCTCTTACAGAGAAGGCGTGGCTTACTTTCAATCCCATAGCATCCAGCTTGCCATTCTGGATATCCGCCTGCCCGACGGCAGCGGCACCGACTTGTGCAGGGAGATCCGCCGGAGCTCCGGCACGCCCGTTATTTTCCTTACAGCCAACGATACGGAGCCGGAAATCGTCGCCGGCTTCGACCTTGGGGCGGACGACTATATTTCCAAACCTTTCAGCATGGAAGTGCTGCTGCGCCGGATAAAGGCTGTCTTAAGAAGGACCGGGGAAGATGAAACCGGAATGGAACGTTATTTTATTTATAAAGATTTGAAGGTCGATTACGGCAAAATGACGGTCTGGAAAAACGAAGAGGAGCTGAAGCTGACGACGACCGAATACCGGCTGCTTGAAGCGCTTGCGCAGAACAGCGGACAGGTCATGACCCGTGAAATGCTTCTGGACCGGCTGTGGGACCAGTCGGGGAATTTTGTCGATGAGAACACGCTCAGCGTCAATATCAAAAGGCTGCGGGATAAGCTGGAGGACGATCCCAAAAACTGCCGGTACATCAAGACGGTTTTCGGCATCGGCTACACATGGGGTGACGGATGA
- a CDS encoding sensor histidine kinase: MSVLFVMLMLYFRPEPPVLIGGFVYIACAGAICAGFMFSVRREMETVLTQLSEMIQSLIYSRDKQIFSVTEDTLLSKLQTQVIQLTGILSVQKERYLKENREIKSLISDLSHQLKTPLANLAMYSSLLDDAGLPPDKRLEFGKRLKSQIDKLAWLMDNLIKLSRLESGIISIKTEAKDLGNTVLAAIKQAFPAAEMKNVTIEWKGGQGISLCHDAKWTAEAIYNVIDNAVKYTEPGGNIIITLIAYDLFARIDIADNGQGIPGEELNAIFRRFYRGSNVRDAEGIGLGLYLTRKIITEQGGYIKTASEPGSGSTFSLFLPLGRASTGKDDFL; the protein is encoded by the coding sequence GTGTCCGTCCTGTTCGTCATGCTGATGTTATACTTCCGTCCAGAGCCTCCGGTCTTGATCGGCGGTTTCGTCTATATTGCTTGCGCCGGCGCGATATGCGCGGGGTTCATGTTCTCTGTGCGAAGGGAAATGGAAACCGTTCTTACGCAGCTCTCTGAAATGATCCAGAGTCTTATTTACAGCCGGGATAAACAGATATTTTCGGTGACCGAAGATACGCTGCTGTCCAAGCTGCAAACCCAAGTGATTCAACTAACCGGAATCTTGTCCGTCCAAAAAGAACGATATTTGAAAGAAAATAGAGAGATTAAATCGTTAATCTCAGACCTCTCGCACCAGCTTAAGACGCCTCTCGCCAACCTGGCGATGTACAGCAGTCTTCTTGATGACGCCGGATTGCCCCCGGATAAGCGTCTGGAGTTCGGCAAGCGATTAAAGAGCCAAATCGATAAGCTGGCATGGCTGATGGACAACCTGATCAAATTGTCGAGACTGGAATCCGGGATTATTTCTATCAAGACAGAAGCGAAAGATCTGGGTAATACGGTGCTTGCCGCAATCAAGCAGGCGTTCCCGGCGGCGGAGATGAAGAACGTAACCATCGAGTGGAAAGGCGGACAGGGAATTTCGCTTTGCCATGACGCCAAATGGACGGCAGAAGCCATCTATAACGTGATCGATAATGCTGTAAAATACACGGAGCCGGGCGGGAACATCATCATCACACTCATAGCCTATGATCTGTTTGCCAGAATCGATATCGCGGATAACGGACAGGGAATTCCGGGCGAAGAACTGAATGCCATATTTAGACGATTCTACCGCGGGTCGAATGTACGGGATGCGGAAGGCATTGGTCTCGGACTGTATCTGACCCGCAAAATAATCACCGAGCAGGGCGGATACATCAAGACGGCATCCGAGCCCGGCAGCGGCAGCACATTCTCGCTGTTCCTCCCGCTGGGTCGGGCATCTACGGGAAAAGATGATTTCCTGTAA